The Pan troglodytes isolate AG18354 chromosome 1, NHGRI_mPanTro3-v2.0_pri, whole genome shotgun sequence genome includes a region encoding these proteins:
- the LOC107969868 gene encoding small nuclear ribonucleoprotein G-like, whose product MSKAHPPELKKFMDKKLSLKLNGGRHVQGILRGFDPFMNLVIDECVEMATSGQQNNIGMVVI is encoded by the coding sequence ATGAGCAAAGCTCACCCTCCCGAGCTGAAAAAATTTATGGACAAGAAGTTATCATTGAAATTAAATGGTGGCAGACATGTCCAAGGAATATTGCGGGGATTTGATCCCTTTATGAACCTTGTGATAGATGAATGTGTGGAGATGGCGACTAGTGGACAACAGAACAATATTGGAATGGTGGTAATATGA